CCCGCGGGCGACAGAATGTCAATGGTGCTCATATCCTCAGGCCCCCTTGGCCGCGGTGCGGACCAGGACGAGGCCGCCGTTCGGACCAGGAACCGCGCCCTTGATCAGGAGCAGGCCCTTCTCCGCGTCAACGGCGTGGACGGTCAGGTTCTGGGTGGTCACGCGCTCGTTGCCCATACGGCCGGCCATGCGCATGCCCTTGAAGACGCGGCCCGGGGTGGCGCAGCCACCGATCGAACCCGGCTTGCGGTGCACGCGGTGGGCACCGTGCGAAGCCTTGCCACCACGGAAGTTGTGGCGCTTCATGACACCGGCGAAGCCCTTGCCCTTGCTCTTGCCGGTGACGTCAACCTTGACGCCGGCCTCGAAGAGCTCAGCGGTGATCTCCTGGCCGAGGGTGTACTCGCTGGCGTCAGCGGTACGGATCTCGACGAGGTGACGGCGCGGGGTCACGTCGGCCTTGGCGAAGTGGCCCTTGAGGGGCTTGTTCACCTTGCGCGGGTCGATCTCGCCGAAGGCGATCTGGACCGACTCGTAGCCGTCGTTGTCGTTCGTACGCACCTGGGTCACGACATTCGGGCCGGCCTTGACGACGGTCACCGGGACGACCCGGTTGTTCTCGTCCCAGACCTGCGTCATGCCGAGCTTCTCGCCCAGGATGCCCTTGATGTTCTTAGCCATCTCGCGCGTCACCTCAGAGCTTGATCTCGATGTCGACGCCGGCCGGCAGGTCGAGACGCATGAGCGAGTCGACCGTCTTCGGCGTGGGGTCGAGGATGTCGATGAGGCGCTTGTGCGTGCGCATCTCGAAGTGCTCGCGCGAGTCCTTGTACTTGTGCGGCGACTTGATGACGCAGTACACGTTCTTCTCAGTGGGCAGCGGCACCGGGCCCGCGACCGACGCACCAGTGCGCGTCACCGTCTCGACGATCTTCTTCGCCGAGGAGTCGATGACCTCGTGGTCGTAGGCCTTGAGCCGGATGCGGATCTTCTGTCCCGCCATGGCTACTTCGTAGTCCTGTCTCTGTCGTAACGCTCTGGAACCTGGTCGGCTGTGTCTCCCTTGCGGGAACGCGGCCCCTCCTCCGACCCACGCGGTCGGGCGTGTCGCACTCCCTCTACGAAGAATTCCCTGAGGAATTCCCAACCAAGGGGGTGCGGGCCGTGGACCGCGAGACGGGGGTGGAACACCCACCGGGTGCCTGGTAGGAGCCCCGCTGACACTTCCCGGAAGATTCCCGTACGTCCGCCCCTGGGGGGCGACGAGTACTGTGGGACTCGCTTCCGGTCCTCCCGGCGGGAGGCGCGCAGCATCGGCACTCAACCGAGCAACCCCGACAGTCTGCCATACACGGCCATCCCGCCGCCAATCGGGGGCGAAGACTGTACCCCACGTCACGTCGGGGTACACGCAGGGGCACGACGTCAGGTGCGCGAGACCCGCCCGCAGCCCGCCTCCTCGGGAACGACCTGGTCGTGGCTGCGGTCGTACGGGTCGACCGGCGCCCCCGTCGGGCGCACGCCGGCCGGGTCGGGAGCGTCCTCCCGGAACTGCGGGTGGAGGAATCCGTCCTGCACGGTGCAGGAGCTGTTGGCCACCTCGTGCAGGTGGCGGATCAGCGTCACGGTGCCCGGCGTGGCGGGTCCGGTCCGCCCGCCGTACAGCCCGACGTGCAGGGTGCGGCGGATCACCGTCCTCGCGACCTCGTCGGCCCCGGGCCGCGACTTCACCAGCGGGTAGACGAAGGTGTAGTCGGCCTTGATCAGGACCATGCCGGGTTCGTCGCCCGCCTCGAAGGTGATCCGGCCGCGGGTCTTCACCACCGTGCCGACCGGCTTGACCTCGGGCCCGAAGCGGGTGAACCAGTACAGCGGGTCGTTCTCCGCCGTCATCTTGCGCAGGGACGCCTCCATGTCGGCGTGCAGGTCCCGCTGCTCGGGCTCGATCAGGGCGAGCGCCTCGGCCGGGCGCCGGCCGGCCAGGGTGTCCGGGTCCAGGTTGGCGGCCACCAGCAACGCCTTGGTCAGCCGCAGCCCCTCCGCGACCCGC
The DNA window shown above is from Streptomyces showdoensis and carries:
- the rplC gene encoding 50S ribosomal protein L3 codes for the protein MAKNIKGILGEKLGMTQVWDENNRVVPVTVVKAGPNVVTQVRTNDNDGYESVQIAFGEIDPRKVNKPLKGHFAKADVTPRRHLVEIRTADASEYTLGQEITAELFEAGVKVDVTGKSKGKGFAGVMKRHNFRGGKASHGAHRVHRKPGSIGGCATPGRVFKGMRMAGRMGNERVTTQNLTVHAVDAEKGLLLIKGAVPGPNGGLVLVRTAAKGA
- the rpsJ gene encoding 30S ribosomal protein S10 — its product is MAGQKIRIRLKAYDHEVIDSSAKKIVETVTRTGASVAGPVPLPTEKNVYCVIKSPHKYKDSREHFEMRTHKRLIDILDPTPKTVDSLMRLDLPAGVDIEIKL